Proteins encoded together in one Psychromonas sp. psych-6C06 window:
- the ileS gene encoding isoleucine--tRNA ligase — MSDYKSTLNLPKTGFPMRANLANREPNMLKNWYKNDLYSKIRSAKKGKKTFILHDGPPYANGDIHIGHSVNKILKDIIIKSKTLSDFDAPYIPGWDCHGLPIELKVEQKHGKPGKKLTPAQFRVKCREYAARQVDGQRKDFQRLGVLGDWENPYLTMNFETEANIVRALAKIIKNDHLHKGSKPVHWCTDCGSALAEAEVEYEDKNSPAIDVAFTAVDNEAVIACFNPEGDDLGHGDICTVIWTTTPWTLPANRAVALAAKVEYSLVQAGERRLILATDLVNSAMERYGIEDAKTVAICSGADLEKQLFNHPFLNLQVPAIIADHVTIDAGTGCVHTAPGHGQDDYSVGLKYDLEVANPVADNGVFREDTEFFAGLHVFKANDKVLEVLTEKNALVCHKVLKHSYPHCWRHKTPIIFRATPQWFIAMDQKGLRDNALGEIKEVKWIPAWGEQRIEKMIQGRPDWCISRQRTWGVPITLFVNKETDELHPNSVEMMELIALKIEKEGIQAWWDLDAEKLLGFEADQYRKVTDTLDVWFDSGTTHSAVVGVRDEYQNGDAVNDIDLYLEGSDQHRGWFQSSLMTSVAIKDKAPYKEVLTHGFVVDAQGKKMSKSVGNVMSPQKVMNDLGADVLRLWVASTDYTGEITVSDEILNRSADSYRRIRNTARFLLSNLNGFDPKADMLASDEMVALDRWIVAKADALQAEIVTAYNEYNLHAVHQKLTHFCSIELGSFYLDIIKDRQYTAKSDGIARRSCQTAMFHLAEALVRWMAPILSFTADEIWGRMPGERDEFVFTGVWYDGLFGLTDNEAVSNKQWDQLIAVRAEVNKALELARNESVIGGGLEAEVTLYADDNTANLLNGLADELRFVLITSKATVKALSDAPETAVTTELAGLSVAVEKSVHAKCDRCWHHHESVGTDETHPLLCVRCVTNVDGDGEQRQFA, encoded by the coding sequence ATGAGTGATTATAAAAGTACATTAAACCTTCCTAAAACAGGTTTTCCGATGCGTGCAAATTTGGCGAATCGTGAACCAAATATGTTGAAAAACTGGTACAAAAATGACTTGTACAGCAAGATTCGCAGCGCTAAAAAAGGTAAAAAAACATTTATTCTGCATGATGGTCCTCCCTATGCAAATGGTGATATTCATATCGGTCACTCGGTAAATAAAATTCTGAAAGATATTATTATCAAATCTAAAACACTTTCTGACTTCGACGCGCCTTACATTCCGGGCTGGGATTGTCATGGTTTACCGATCGAGCTAAAAGTTGAGCAAAAACATGGTAAACCAGGTAAAAAATTAACGCCTGCACAGTTCCGTGTTAAATGCCGTGAATATGCTGCACGTCAAGTTGATGGGCAACGTAAAGACTTTCAGCGACTTGGTGTATTAGGTGATTGGGAAAACCCTTACCTAACGATGAACTTTGAAACAGAAGCGAACATTGTTCGTGCTTTAGCGAAAATCATCAAAAATGATCACCTGCATAAAGGCTCTAAACCTGTGCATTGGTGTACAGACTGTGGCTCTGCATTAGCAGAAGCGGAAGTTGAATACGAAGATAAAAACTCGCCTGCGATTGATGTCGCATTTACTGCGGTTGATAACGAAGCTGTCATTGCTTGTTTTAACCCTGAAGGTGATGACTTAGGTCACGGTGATATTTGTACTGTTATTTGGACAACAACGCCTTGGACACTGCCTGCTAACCGCGCGGTTGCATTGGCTGCTAAAGTTGAATACTCATTAGTGCAAGCGGGCGAGCGTCGTTTGATTTTAGCGACTGATTTAGTTAATAGCGCAATGGAGCGTTACGGCATTGAAGATGCTAAAACAGTGGCAATTTGTAGCGGTGCTGATTTAGAAAAACAACTGTTTAATCATCCGTTCTTAAATCTACAGGTACCTGCGATTATTGCAGACCATGTAACCATTGATGCTGGTACAGGTTGTGTGCACACTGCGCCGGGTCATGGTCAAGACGATTACTCCGTTGGTTTAAAATATGATCTCGAGGTTGCAAACCCAGTTGCTGATAATGGTGTATTCCGTGAAGATACTGAATTCTTTGCCGGTCTACATGTATTTAAAGCGAACGATAAAGTGCTCGAAGTGCTAACTGAAAAGAATGCGCTAGTTTGCCATAAAGTACTAAAACACAGCTACCCACATTGTTGGAGACACAAAACGCCGATTATCTTCCGTGCGACGCCACAATGGTTTATTGCGATGGACCAAAAAGGGTTGCGTGATAATGCGTTAGGTGAAATCAAAGAAGTTAAATGGATCCCTGCTTGGGGTGAGCAGCGTATTGAAAAAATGATTCAAGGTCGCCCTGATTGGTGTATTTCTCGTCAGCGTACATGGGGCGTACCAATTACGCTGTTTGTTAATAAAGAGACGGATGAATTACACCCTAATAGTGTTGAGATGATGGAGCTTATCGCCCTTAAAATTGAAAAAGAGGGGATTCAAGCGTGGTGGGATTTAGACGCAGAAAAACTATTAGGTTTTGAAGCAGACCAATACCGTAAAGTGACAGATACATTAGATGTATGGTTTGACTCTGGTACGACTCACTCAGCTGTTGTTGGCGTACGCGATGAATACCAAAATGGCGATGCTGTTAATGATATCGACCTTTATCTTGAAGGTTCAGATCAGCACCGAGGTTGGTTCCAATCATCACTCATGACCAGTGTTGCAATCAAAGATAAGGCCCCTTACAAAGAGGTATTAACACACGGTTTCGTGGTTGATGCACAAGGTAAGAAAATGTCTAAGTCTGTTGGTAACGTAATGTCACCACAGAAAGTAATGAATGACTTAGGCGCTGATGTTTTGCGTCTCTGGGTTGCTTCTACCGATTACACCGGTGAAATCACCGTATCCGATGAGATCTTAAACCGTAGTGCAGATAGCTACCGTCGTATTCGTAATACAGCGCGCTTCTTACTCTCTAATTTAAACGGTTTTGATCCAAAAGCAGATATGCTTGCAAGCGATGAGATGGTTGCATTAGATCGTTGGATCGTTGCTAAAGCGGATGCATTACAAGCTGAAATTGTTACTGCTTACAACGAATACAACCTACATGCCGTTCATCAAAAACTAACACACTTCTGTTCAATTGAACTAGGTAGCTTTTACCTAGATATCATTAAAGACAGACAGTACACCGCTAAATCAGACGGTATTGCACGTCGTAGTTGTCAAACCGCGATGTTCCACTTAGCGGAAGCATTAGTTCGTTGGATGGCACCAATCTTAAGCTTTACAGCCGATGAGATTTGGGGACGTATGCCGGGCGAGCGTGATGAATTTGTCTTCACTGGCGTTTGGTACGATGGCTTATTTGGTTTAACAGATAACGAAGCTGTTTCAAATAAGCAGTGGGATCAATTAATTGCTGTTCGTGCTGAAGTTAACAAAGCATTAGAGCTTGCGCGTAATGAGAGTGTTATCGGTGGTGGCTTAGAAGCGGAAGTCACTTTATACGCAGATGATAACACTGCTAACTTATTAAACGGTTTAGCAGATGAATTACGTTTTGTTTTAATTACTTCAAAAGCGACTGTAAAAGCACTTTCAGATGCACCTGAAACCGCGGTAACAACTGAGCTTGCTGGATTGAGTGTTGCCGTTGAGAAAAGCGTACATGCTAAATGTGATCGTTGTTGGCACCACCACGAAAGTGTGGGTACCGATGAAACACACCCTCTGTTATGTGTACGTTGTGTCAC
- the ribF gene encoding bifunctional riboflavin kinase/FAD synthetase produces MELVRGIHNLNSQHQGCVLSIGNFDGIHCGHNAVLSRLLREAKRLNVPATVMTFEPQPEELFLGDNAPARLSRLRDKFVQLEKLKLDRLLCVSFTRQFANISAEAFIEELLINKLNIKFLVVGDDFHFGYQRRGDFQLLQQAGKKHGFEVVDTQSLVQQSQRISSTRIRDFLAKGELAQAADMLGRKYSIAGRVSHGRKLGRTIGVPTANLLLKRRVSPLSGVFVVTVLGIKGKSYQGVANIGTRPTVKGERQQLEVHIFNFEGDLYGEQLEVVLEEKLRSEVKFESFAELKVQIDKDIQDAKRWHENASIKTINN; encoded by the coding sequence ATGGAATTAGTTCGTGGCATTCATAATCTTAACTCGCAACATCAAGGTTGTGTTTTAAGCATTGGTAATTTTGACGGTATTCACTGCGGACATAATGCCGTGTTATCTCGTTTATTACGTGAAGCTAAACGTCTTAATGTGCCTGCGACAGTCATGACTTTTGAGCCACAGCCCGAAGAGCTGTTTTTAGGTGATAACGCACCTGCTCGATTGAGTCGCTTACGTGATAAATTTGTACAGCTTGAAAAGTTGAAATTAGACCGTTTGTTATGTGTTTCTTTTACGCGACAGTTTGCCAATATTAGCGCAGAAGCTTTTATTGAAGAGTTATTGATTAATAAGCTAAATATAAAGTTTTTGGTCGTTGGTGATGACTTTCATTTTGGCTACCAGCGCCGCGGAGACTTTCAGCTTTTACAGCAAGCGGGTAAAAAACATGGCTTTGAAGTTGTTGATACGCAAAGTTTAGTGCAGCAATCACAACGTATAAGCAGCACCCGTATTCGTGATTTCTTAGCGAAGGGTGAACTAGCTCAAGCCGCCGATATGTTGGGGCGTAAATATAGTATTGCTGGGCGTGTAAGCCATGGCCGTAAACTCGGACGCACCATTGGTGTGCCGACTGCCAACTTGCTACTAAAACGTCGCGTATCTCCGTTATCAGGCGTGTTTGTTGTCACGGTACTTGGCATTAAAGGGAAAAGCTATCAGGGGGTTGCTAATATCGGTACCCGCCCGACGGTTAAAGGTGAAAGGCAGCAGTTAGAAGTACATATTTTTAACTTTGAGGGGGATCTTTACGGAGAGCAACTTGAAGTCGTGTTAGAAGAGAAATTACGCAGTGAAGTGAAGTTTGAGTCCTTCGCTGAGTTAAAAGTTCAGATAGATAAAGATATACAAGACGCTAAGCGATGGCATGAAAATGCCAGCATCAAAACAATTAACAATTAA
- the murJ gene encoding murein biosynthesis integral membrane protein MurJ — MSKKLLKSGMIVSAMTLISRVLGLVRDIVIANLMGAGAAADLFFFANKIPNFLRRLFAEGAFAQAFVPVLTEYEKTKSRDEVTQLIAAVSGTLGTIVTVITLLGVLGSSVITALFGFGWFLEWYNGGAEAYKFELASDMLKITFPYLWFITFTALSGAILNTLGKFAVAAFTPVFLNIAIISCALFVSPKLAQPEFGLAIGVLLGGAIQFFFQIPFMAKEGMLVKPKWNWHHEGVVKIRTLMIPALFGVSVSQINLLLDTFIASFLQTGSISWLYYSDRLLEFPLGLFGIAIATVILPSLSSSHVSKSPQHFAKTVDWGMRMVCMLGFPAMLGLIVLAEPMLRVLFMRGEFGMDDVSMASMSLFAYGSGLLSFMMVKVLAPGYYARQDTKTPVKYGIIAMVSNMGLNIIFAIPFGYVGLAIATSLSATLNAGMLWFGLYRSGVYQKQNETIRVLLRIIISALVMAVTMVYLNPSLQQWSEFSLFEAAYKLFALIALGVATYFVCAGIIGLRIRHFKISAEKTKNES; from the coding sequence GTGAGTAAAAAATTATTAAAATCAGGGATGATAGTCAGTGCAATGACGTTGATTTCCCGTGTATTAGGGTTAGTGCGCGATATCGTGATAGCAAACTTAATGGGTGCTGGGGCAGCGGCTGATCTTTTCTTTTTTGCTAATAAAATTCCCAATTTTTTGCGTCGATTATTTGCCGAAGGAGCATTTGCACAAGCTTTTGTACCGGTATTGACTGAATATGAAAAAACCAAATCACGAGATGAAGTGACACAGCTCATCGCTGCCGTTTCGGGGACATTAGGTACAATTGTCACCGTTATTACGCTTCTTGGTGTATTAGGCTCAAGCGTGATCACTGCACTATTTGGCTTTGGTTGGTTTTTAGAGTGGTATAACGGTGGCGCAGAAGCATATAAGTTTGAACTTGCTTCGGATATGCTAAAAATTACTTTCCCCTATTTATGGTTTATCACCTTTACTGCACTTTCTGGCGCTATTCTAAATACTCTTGGCAAGTTTGCCGTTGCGGCCTTTACGCCGGTGTTTTTAAATATTGCCATTATTAGCTGTGCCCTGTTTGTTTCACCAAAATTAGCACAACCTGAATTTGGCCTTGCAATTGGCGTGTTATTAGGGGGGGCGATTCAATTCTTTTTTCAAATCCCTTTCATGGCAAAAGAGGGGATGTTAGTAAAACCAAAATGGAATTGGCATCATGAAGGGGTAGTGAAAATCCGTACTTTGATGATACCGGCTCTGTTTGGGGTATCGGTTAGTCAGATTAACCTACTACTTGATACTTTTATTGCCAGTTTTTTACAAACAGGTTCAATTAGCTGGCTTTATTATTCGGATCGATTATTGGAGTTTCCTCTCGGTCTTTTTGGTATTGCGATTGCGACTGTTATTCTGCCTAGTCTCTCCTCGTCACATGTCAGTAAATCCCCACAGCACTTTGCTAAAACGGTGGATTGGGGAATGCGTATGGTGTGCATGTTAGGTTTTCCAGCCATGTTGGGGCTTATTGTATTAGCTGAACCTATGTTGCGTGTGTTGTTTATGCGTGGCGAGTTCGGTATGGATGATGTAAGTATGGCATCCATGAGTTTATTTGCCTATGGCTCTGGGCTGCTGAGTTTCATGATGGTGAAAGTGCTTGCCCCTGGGTATTACGCACGACAGGATACAAAAACACCGGTTAAATACGGCATTATTGCTATGGTGAGTAACATGGGGTTAAACATTATATTTGCTATTCCATTTGGCTATGTTGGTTTGGCTATTGCCACCTCGCTGTCTGCAACATTAAATGCAGGTATGTTGTGGTTTGGATTATATCGTAGTGGTGTTTACCAAAAACAAAATGAGACTATTCGTGTACTTTTACGCATTATTATTTCAGCGTTAGTGATGGCGGTTACGATGGTTTATCTTAACCCTAGCTTGCAACAATGGAGTGAATTTAGCCTCTTTGAAGCCGCATATAAATTGTTTGCTTTAATCGCGTTAGGTGTTGCAACCTACTTTGTCTGTGCAGGCATCATTGGCTTGCGTATCAGGCACTTTAAAATTAGTGCTGAAAAGACAAAAAATGAGAGCTGA
- the rpsT gene encoding 30S ribosomal protein S20: MANIKSAKKRAIQSEKRRKHNASRRTMMRTFIKKVVVAIEAGNKEVAATEFVTLQATLDKFATKGLISKNMVARKKSRLSAKIKAL, translated from the coding sequence TTGGCTAATATCAAGTCTGCTAAAAAACGCGCTATTCAATCTGAAAAACGCCGTAAACATAACGCTAGCCGTCGTACAATGATGCGTACTTTCATCAAGAAAGTTGTTGTTGCTATCGAAGCTGGTAATAAAGAAGTTGCAGCTACAGAGTTTGTTACATTACAAGCTACTTTAGATAAATTCGCAACTAAAGGCTTAATAAGCAAAAACATGGTAGCTCGTAAGAAAAGCCGTCTTTCTGCTAAAATTAAAGCGCTTTAA
- a CDS encoding DUF4404 family protein, with translation MPINKVKSEVKNLSDILDNDLIADECTAGELKTVHDQLQEAILSRDPAQLIRDKKITEQLLMLEESHPVVGKTIKDLMSALSGMGI, from the coding sequence ATGCCAATTAATAAAGTGAAATCGGAAGTAAAAAATCTATCTGATATTTTAGATAACGATCTGATTGCCGATGAATGTACGGCAGGAGAGTTAAAAACGGTGCATGATCAGCTTCAAGAGGCGATCTTATCACGCGATCCGGCACAACTTATTCGTGACAAAAAAATAACAGAGCAGTTGCTTATGCTTGAAGAAAGCCATCCGGTTGTTGGTAAAACCATTAAAGATTTAATGAGTGCATTATCGGGGATGGGCATTTAG
- the epmA gene encoding elongation factor P--(R)-beta-lysine ligase produces MSWLPNADIALLKKRAVIIQKMRRFFIQRDLLEVETPSLSQAGVTDQHLFCFKTHFVGPEISERKPDPLGVPLYLQTSPEFHMKRLLSAGSGSIFQIAKAFRNEESGRYHNPEFTLLEWYRVGFDHFQLMDEMEQLLKLVLACDNATRLTYQQAFQLHLDVDPLSASLEQLKVAGASLDLGDVLDNEDDKDTVLQLLFCVAIEPVIANDAPCFVYNFPASQAALARISKDDNRVAERFEVYYKGIELANGFHELSDSKEQRLRFEKDNRLRQKNNLPQMPIDHRFVDSLDSLPDCSGVALGIDRLIMLATGQSHIDNVVSFTIKGA; encoded by the coding sequence ATGAGCTGGTTACCCAATGCCGATATTGCACTGCTGAAAAAGCGTGCTGTTATTATTCAAAAAATGAGACGTTTTTTTATTCAACGCGATCTACTTGAAGTAGAAACGCCTTCACTGAGTCAAGCAGGGGTAACGGATCAGCACCTTTTTTGTTTTAAAACTCACTTTGTCGGGCCTGAAATTAGTGAGCGAAAGCCAGATCCATTAGGTGTGCCCCTTTATCTGCAAACATCACCTGAATTTCATATGAAACGTCTTCTGTCGGCGGGCAGTGGTAGCATATTTCAAATCGCGAAAGCGTTTAGAAACGAAGAGTCTGGGCGTTACCATAATCCTGAGTTTACCCTATTAGAGTGGTATCGTGTTGGTTTTGATCATTTTCAACTGATGGATGAGATGGAGCAATTGCTCAAATTAGTTTTAGCATGCGATAATGCAACGCGTTTGACCTATCAGCAGGCATTTCAATTACACCTTGATGTAGACCCGCTTAGTGCCTCGCTTGAGCAATTAAAAGTGGCTGGAGCGAGCCTTGATTTAGGCGATGTATTAGATAATGAAGATGATAAAGACACGGTTTTACAGTTGCTTTTTTGTGTTGCGATTGAGCCTGTTATTGCCAATGATGCGCCCTGTTTTGTTTATAATTTCCCTGCATCTCAGGCCGCGCTTGCACGCATTAGTAAAGATGATAATCGAGTTGCAGAGCGTTTTGAGGTGTATTACAAAGGTATTGAATTAGCGAATGGCTTTCATGAGTTGAGTGACAGTAAAGAGCAACGATTACGTTTTGAAAAAGATAATCGACTGCGTCAAAAAAATAATTTGCCACAAATGCCTATCGACCATCGTTTTGTCGATTCACTTGATTCATTACCTGACTGCTCGGGGGTTGCATTGGGAATTGATCGTTTGATTATGCTTGCAACAGGGCAGTCGCATATCGACAACGTGGTAAGTTTCACGATTAAAGGAGCCTAA
- the frdA gene encoding fumarate reductase (quinol) flavoprotein subunit: MQIIKTDVAIIGAGGSGLRAAIEIAENHPELDVALISKVYPMRSHTVAAEGGAAGVAQDHDSLDNHFNDTVSGGDWLCEQDVVEYFVENAAKQLTQLEHWGCPWSRKPDGSINVRAFGGMKIERTWFAADKSGFHILHTLFQTSIQHPKITRYDEHFCLDLIVEDEKIQGVVILDIAEGEVKLIQAKSVIMATGGAGRVYSYNTNGGIVTGDGMSLAYRHGVALRDMEFVQYHPTGLPGSGILMTEGCRGEGGILVNKDGYRYLQDYGLGPEIPVGETKNKYMELGPRDKLSQCFWQEQQKGNVINGERGDYIHLDLRHLGEEKINERLPFIRELAKAYVGVDPVHEPIPVRPTVHYTMGGIETDAKTATSLAGLYAIGECASVGLHGANRLGSNSLTELAVFGQLAGEQAAEYAKANKHEKITPIKKQAEAVMQRTHALLNSNGTEKMADIRQEMGDSMEEGVGIYRTKESMQATIDKLAELKERYKNIHIADKSSVFNTEFLYAIELGYLLDTAEAMAHSALLREESRGSHQRIDGFEARDDEKFLKHSLAYYQQDKAPKIAYSDVTITKSQPAVRAYGAAGDQSAQENK, from the coding sequence GTGCAAATAATTAAAACAGATGTCGCCATTATTGGCGCCGGCGGTTCAGGTTTACGAGCTGCCATTGAAATAGCAGAAAATCATCCCGAACTCGATGTTGCGCTTATCTCTAAAGTATACCCGATGCGAAGCCACACCGTGGCTGCAGAAGGGGGGGCTGCGGGTGTTGCACAGGATCATGACTCGCTGGATAACCATTTTAATGACACAGTTTCCGGTGGTGATTGGTTATGCGAGCAGGATGTGGTTGAATATTTTGTTGAAAATGCGGCTAAACAATTAACCCAATTGGAACATTGGGGATGCCCTTGGAGCCGTAAACCCGATGGCAGTATCAACGTACGTGCCTTTGGTGGTATGAAAATAGAACGCACATGGTTTGCAGCAGATAAAAGTGGTTTCCATATTCTTCATACCCTCTTTCAAACCTCTATACAGCACCCCAAAATCACCCGTTATGATGAACATTTCTGTCTTGATTTGATCGTCGAGGATGAAAAAATTCAAGGTGTCGTTATTCTTGATATTGCTGAAGGCGAAGTAAAATTAATTCAAGCCAAATCCGTAATCATGGCAACCGGTGGTGCCGGCCGTGTGTACAGCTATAACACTAATGGCGGTATTGTGACCGGTGATGGAATGTCACTTGCCTATCGCCACGGTGTCGCACTGCGCGATATGGAGTTTGTACAATATCACCCGACGGGCCTACCTGGCAGCGGTATTTTAATGACCGAAGGTTGTCGTGGTGAAGGCGGTATTTTAGTCAATAAAGACGGTTATCGTTACTTGCAAGATTACGGTCTAGGCCCTGAAATTCCAGTGGGTGAAACCAAAAACAAATATATGGAACTCGGACCACGCGATAAACTCAGCCAATGTTTCTGGCAAGAGCAACAAAAAGGCAATGTAATTAACGGTGAGCGTGGAGATTATATCCATTTAGACCTACGCCACTTAGGGGAAGAAAAAATTAACGAACGCTTACCCTTTATACGTGAGTTAGCAAAGGCCTATGTGGGGGTTGATCCTGTTCATGAACCGATTCCGGTTCGCCCTACCGTGCATTACACGATGGGGGGTATTGAAACCGACGCTAAAACCGCGACCTCTCTAGCGGGTTTATACGCGATTGGCGAGTGTGCCTCTGTCGGCCTTCATGGCGCTAACCGTTTAGGCTCTAATTCATTAACTGAGCTTGCCGTATTTGGGCAACTTGCAGGTGAGCAAGCGGCTGAATATGCGAAAGCCAATAAACATGAAAAAATCACGCCCATTAAAAAACAAGCAGAAGCGGTAATGCAACGCACACATGCTCTGCTCAACAGCAATGGCACAGAAAAGATGGCCGATATTCGCCAAGAGATGGGCGATAGCATGGAAGAAGGTGTCGGTATCTACCGCACAAAAGAGTCGATGCAGGCAACCATAGATAAACTCGCAGAGCTGAAAGAGCGTTACAAAAACATTCATATTGCCGACAAATCCAGCGTATTTAATACAGAGTTTTTATATGCGATAGAGCTTGGTTACCTGCTTGATACTGCAGAAGCGATGGCACACAGCGCATTACTTCGTGAAGAGTCGCGTGGTTCACATCAACGTATTGATGGCTTTGAAGCACGTGACGATGAAAAGTTTTTAAAACATTCACTCGCTTATTATCAGCAAGATAAAGCACCTAAAATAGCTTACAGCGATGTCACTATTACAAAGAGTCAACCTGCCGTGCGTGCCTATGGCGCGGCTGGCGACCAATCAGCGCAGGAGAATAAATAA
- a CDS encoding succinate dehydrogenase/fumarate reductase iron-sulfur subunit produces the protein MTEQIIEIDILRYRPEEDNQPFTQTFDVPYRPDMSILEALQYIKDHLDSTISFRWSCRMAICGSCGMMVNGVPKLGCKAFLRDYYPKKVSLEPLANFPIERDLVVVMDDFIKKLEEIKPYIIPERNEAGESRSLSEGAYQQTPEQMEKYRQFSMCINCGLCYSACPQYALDNKFTGPAALALLARYNRDNRDAGSAERMKIVNQEEGVWGCTFVGYCSVVCPKGVDPAAAIQLLKVESSKDYLIGMFKPD, from the coding sequence ATGACTGAACAAATTATTGAAATAGACATTCTGCGTTATCGACCAGAGGAAGATAATCAACCTTTTACACAAACCTTTGATGTACCCTATCGTCCTGATATGTCCATTTTAGAAGCCTTACAATATATTAAAGATCACCTCGATAGCACCATTAGTTTCCGTTGGTCTTGTCGTATGGCGATTTGTGGTAGTTGCGGCATGATGGTCAATGGCGTACCTAAACTAGGTTGCAAAGCTTTTTTACGTGATTATTACCCGAAAAAAGTCTCCCTAGAGCCACTGGCTAACTTCCCCATTGAGCGTGACTTAGTGGTTGTGATGGACGACTTCATTAAAAAGCTTGAAGAGATAAAACCCTACATCATCCCTGAAAGAAATGAAGCCGGTGAAAGTCGCAGTTTATCTGAGGGCGCCTATCAACAAACACCTGAGCAGATGGAAAAATACCGACAATTTTCAATGTGTATCAACTGTGGCCTATGTTATTCCGCTTGTCCACAGTATGCCTTAGACAACAAATTTACAGGACCAGCAGCGCTCGCTCTATTAGCACGCTATAACCGCGACAACCGTGACGCTGGAAGTGCTGAGCGAATGAAAATAGTCAATCAAGAGGAAGGTGTTTGGGGCTGTACATTTGTCGGTTATTGCTCGGTTGTTTGCCCTAAAGGCGTTGATCCCGCAGCCGCTATTCAGTTATTGAAAGTAGAGAGTAGTAAAGACTACTTGATCGGAATGTTTAAGCCAGACTAA
- a CDS encoding fumarate reductase subunit C, with the protein MSKRKPYTRELPTDWWMKQLFYTKYMLREGSSVLITIYSLILAWGLLRLTQGEAAFNGWIESLQNPIAIVFHIIALAFALYHTITWFSLAPKAVDLWIKGKRLDDKVIVSAHYAAFIIISVLCLLIITL; encoded by the coding sequence ATGAGTAAACGCAAACCTTATACACGGGAACTACCCACTGATTGGTGGATGAAACAACTTTTTTACACCAAATATATGCTCCGCGAAGGTAGTAGTGTCCTGATCACTATTTATAGCTTAATTCTTGCCTGGGGCTTGTTACGCTTAACTCAGGGAGAAGCAGCCTTTAATGGCTGGATAGAGTCACTGCAAAATCCCATTGCAATAGTATTCCATATTATTGCCCTCGCTTTTGCCCTTTACCACACGATAACGTGGTTCTCATTAGCACCGAAGGCGGTTGATTTGTGGATAAAAGGCAAACGTCTCGATGATAAAGTGATTGTTTCTGCACATTACGCAGCATTTATTATTATCAGTGTTTTATGCTTATTAATCATCACGCTATAA
- the frdD gene encoding fumarate reductase subunit FrdD: MSDLKEKKYIRSHEPVFWGLFGAGGMLTAFLTPVMILITGLLIPLGIIDKGNFNYQSIHAFASSWFGAAVILVLVALPLWHTLHRIFHALHDLGIKRGRDWQQVLSYGFAFAVSVFVFTLLLQMF; the protein is encoded by the coding sequence ATGTCTGATTTAAAAGAGAAAAAATACATTCGCTCCCACGAGCCTGTGTTCTGGGGATTGTTTGGCGCAGGTGGAATGCTGACCGCTTTTTTAACACCAGTGATGATACTCATAACCGGACTATTAATTCCCTTAGGGATCATCGATAAAGGAAATTTCAACTATCAAAGCATTCATGCTTTTGCGAGCTCTTGGTTTGGCGCCGCTGTTATTTTGGTTTTAGTGGCACTGCCTTTATGGCATACACTACACCGTATATTTCATGCGTTACACGATCTCGGTATTAAACGAGGCAGAGACTGGCAACAAGTACTGAGTTATGGCTTTGCCTTTGCAGTTAGCGTATTTGTTTTTACGCTATTATTGCAAATGTTTTAA